A part of Terriglobus roseus genomic DNA contains:
- the mutS gene encoding DNA mismatch repair protein MutS has protein sequence MPPEKTTVEGNKLSPMMQQFAAAKAAHPDALLFFRMGDFYELFYDDAIVASRELELTLTARDRERQQPMCGVPYHAAEGYLQRLLRKGYRIAICEQMEDPKLAKGIVKREVTRVMTPGTALDPTAAASENTFLAALTVGADRKSSGVAMLDLSTGEFRTTEFRGANAVNLALEEVARNRPREILLPASLHLGGGQAELNGEDDTEADLLSGVRTRTPVEDWVFTSEYALPLLQNHYRAHSLEGFGLAGKTSAGIAAGALLHYLRATKHEEIEHLDVPRFYERTTCLELDAVSVRNLELVEPLFSGENQQTTLCYALDACRTPMGKRLLRAVILRPSIHAEEIETRHKAVAQAKNDLAARERLRRALEGVLDLERLLARLALDSAGPREVVALGRTLATLPTIHDALQDLQDGRWSALKNNFDTLVDVCTRIAQVIVEEPPLRLGEGDSIQPGVDAELDELRGLSRSGREAIAAIEERERTRTGIGSLKVRFNNVFGYYLEITKANLANVPTDYERKQTLVNAERFTTPELKDYERKILTAQERLGEIERRIFAALRREVLDAAPRMRDTARRLAEIDLLANFAHLAALRGWTQPEVIADSTVLEFAEARHPVVELRLEENGTGRFIPNSGYLDSDNGPSLALITGPNMGGKSTYLRMAALLVILAQSGSFVPAAAMKLGLVDRIFTRIGASDNVARGRSTFMVEMTETAAILNSATRRSLVLLDEMGRGTATYDGLSLAWATVEHLHERIGARTLFATHYHELTLLEEKLTRLKNLRVACRETPQGIVFLHHVESGAADRSYGIEVAKLAGLPREVIARARAVLKMHEKAESASIAAAGQAAQPTAPPMQMTIFTPLSQRVVDRVRELDVDRMTPMEALQLLAELKREIAE, from the coding sequence ATGCCCCCGGAAAAGACCACCGTCGAAGGCAACAAGCTTTCGCCCATGATGCAGCAGTTTGCCGCCGCCAAGGCCGCGCACCCCGATGCGCTGCTGTTCTTCCGCATGGGCGACTTCTACGAACTCTTCTACGACGACGCGATTGTTGCTTCCCGCGAACTGGAACTGACCCTTACCGCGCGCGACCGCGAACGCCAGCAGCCCATGTGCGGTGTCCCCTATCATGCCGCGGAAGGCTACCTGCAACGCTTGTTGCGCAAGGGCTATCGCATTGCCATCTGCGAGCAGATGGAAGACCCCAAACTGGCAAAGGGCATCGTCAAACGCGAAGTCACACGCGTGATGACGCCCGGGACGGCGCTTGATCCCACAGCAGCCGCCAGCGAGAACACCTTCCTTGCCGCACTAACAGTCGGCGCAGATCGCAAATCATCCGGCGTGGCCATGCTGGACCTCTCCACTGGAGAGTTCCGCACCACGGAGTTTCGCGGTGCGAACGCGGTTAATCTTGCGCTGGAAGAAGTCGCACGCAATCGTCCGCGCGAAATCCTTTTGCCTGCCAGTCTGCATCTGGGCGGTGGGCAAGCCGAGTTAAACGGCGAAGACGATACCGAAGCCGATCTGCTCTCCGGTGTCCGCACGCGCACACCGGTAGAGGATTGGGTCTTCACCAGCGAGTACGCTTTGCCGTTGCTGCAAAACCACTATCGCGCGCATTCGTTGGAAGGCTTTGGACTCGCAGGTAAAACGTCTGCTGGGATTGCAGCTGGTGCGCTGCTGCATTATCTGCGCGCGACGAAACATGAAGAGATCGAGCATCTCGATGTGCCCCGTTTCTACGAGCGCACCACATGCCTTGAGCTGGATGCGGTCAGCGTGCGGAATCTGGAACTCGTTGAGCCATTGTTCAGCGGTGAGAATCAGCAGACCACGCTGTGCTACGCGCTTGACGCCTGCCGCACGCCGATGGGCAAACGCCTTCTGCGTGCAGTCATACTGCGGCCCTCCATCCATGCAGAAGAGATCGAAACAAGGCACAAAGCGGTCGCACAGGCGAAGAATGATCTGGCCGCACGTGAACGCCTGCGTCGTGCATTGGAAGGCGTGCTTGACCTGGAACGACTGCTAGCACGTCTTGCGCTGGATTCTGCAGGACCGCGCGAGGTCGTTGCCCTTGGACGCACACTGGCAACATTGCCCACCATTCATGACGCACTGCAGGATTTACAAGATGGTCGCTGGTCGGCGCTCAAGAATAACTTCGATACGCTCGTCGACGTCTGCACTCGCATTGCGCAAGTGATTGTTGAAGAACCACCACTGCGTCTTGGTGAAGGCGACTCAATTCAACCCGGAGTAGACGCCGAACTCGACGAACTGCGTGGCCTTTCCCGCAGTGGACGCGAAGCGATCGCGGCCATTGAAGAACGCGAACGCACACGCACCGGCATCGGCAGCCTCAAGGTTCGTTTCAACAACGTCTTCGGCTATTACCTTGAGATCACCAAGGCGAACCTCGCCAACGTCCCTACGGATTACGAACGCAAGCAGACACTGGTAAACGCGGAGCGCTTCACCACGCCTGAGCTGAAGGATTACGAACGCAAGATCCTGACAGCGCAGGAACGGCTGGGAGAAATCGAGCGCCGCATCTTCGCCGCATTGCGACGTGAAGTGCTCGACGCAGCTCCGCGTATGCGCGACACGGCTCGACGCCTTGCTGAGATTGATCTGCTGGCAAACTTCGCGCATCTCGCCGCGCTGCGCGGATGGACACAGCCAGAAGTAATCGCAGATAGCACCGTCCTTGAGTTTGCAGAGGCTCGACATCCCGTAGTCGAACTTCGACTGGAAGAGAACGGCACGGGCCGCTTCATTCCCAACTCCGGCTATCTCGACAGCGACAACGGCCCGTCTCTGGCGCTCATCACCGGCCCTAACATGGGTGGTAAGTCCACCTATCTGCGTATGGCCGCGCTTCTTGTCATCCTGGCGCAGAGCGGTTCGTTCGTTCCTGCCGCGGCGATGAAGCTGGGACTTGTCGACCGCATCTTCACGCGTATCGGTGCCAGCGACAACGTTGCGCGTGGACGCTCCACTTTCATGGTGGAGATGACTGAGACCGCCGCTATTCTGAACTCCGCAACGCGTCGCAGCCTTGTTCTGCTGGACGAGATGGGGCGCGGAACTGCCACGTACGACGGCCTCTCGCTCGCATGGGCTACGGTCGAGCATCTGCACGAACGCATTGGCGCGCGCACACTATTTGCAACGCATTACCACGAACTCACGCTGCTGGAAGAGAAGCTGACACGGTTGAAGAATCTGCGCGTGGCCTGCCGCGAAACGCCGCAAGGAATTGTCTTTCTGCATCACGTAGAGAGCGGTGCAGCAGACCGCAGCTACGGCATTGAAGTCGCCAAGCTTGCAGGCCTGCCACGAGAAGTCATCGCACGCGCTCGCGCCGTGTTGAAGATGCATGAGAAGGCGGAGTCAGCATCCATCGCGGCAGCCGGACAAGCCGCGCAGCCAACAGCACCACCGATGCAGATGACCATCTTCACACCACTGTCGCAGCGCGTTGTGGATCGTGTTCGCGAGCTCGATGTAGACCGCATGACGCCCATGGAGGCGCTGCAATTGCTTGCCGAACTGAAGCGGGAGATTGCCGAATGA
- a CDS encoding cytochrome C assembly family protein, which yields MSIFWLKVAVVLYGVASLAVLPAVLYDRPRWRAVAIPATVAALLFHFVSVAEMLRSAHHLVPVNASEIQAALGLLLAAAFLLVYAAYRTLTVGVVLLPAVFLLGLLPAFAPGTRDITVPFMNSAWLWLHIGLLLAAYAALFVSVLASVLYLIQERRLKSRSPRGILSKLPPLETTDQIALKSLLVGLPCMTAGLLIGTALAQMTYGASYFRDPKVLLSFTMWIAYVAMIAIRKSSGLRGRRAVWLSSFVFFIMLAVWSADQVSSVHQFAGRP from the coding sequence GTGTCCATTTTCTGGCTCAAAGTCGCTGTTGTACTGTATGGCGTTGCCTCGCTGGCGGTGCTGCCTGCCGTGCTGTACGACCGTCCCCGGTGGCGGGCTGTGGCCATCCCGGCTACGGTAGCGGCGCTGCTGTTCCATTTCGTCTCCGTTGCGGAGATGCTGCGGTCGGCCCACCATCTTGTCCCGGTCAACGCGAGTGAGATTCAAGCGGCTTTGGGGCTGCTTCTGGCTGCCGCGTTTTTGCTGGTCTATGCGGCCTACCGGACGCTGACAGTGGGCGTGGTGCTGCTGCCTGCCGTGTTTCTGCTGGGACTACTGCCAGCGTTTGCGCCGGGCACGCGCGACATCACCGTGCCGTTCATGAATTCCGCATGGTTGTGGCTGCATATTGGGCTGCTGCTGGCCGCTTACGCTGCGCTGTTTGTCAGTGTGCTGGCATCCGTGCTGTACCTGATCCAGGAGCGCCGACTGAAGTCGCGTTCTCCGCGCGGCATCCTGAGTAAGCTGCCGCCGCTGGAGACCACAGATCAGATTGCGCTGAAGTCGTTGCTGGTGGGCTTGCCCTGCATGACGGCGGGTCTGCTGATCGGTACGGCGCTGGCGCAGATGACCTACGGCGCGTCGTATTTCCGCGATCCAAAGGTTCTGCTCAGCTTCACCATGTGGATTGCCTATGTGGCGATGATTGCCATTCGTAAATCCAGCGGTCTGCGCGGACGCCGCGCCGTGTGGCTGTCGTCATTTGTGTTCTTCATCATGCTTGCCGTGTGGTCAGCGGACCAGGTGAGCAGCGTTCACCAGTTTGCGGGGCGCCCGTGA